One genomic window of Arachis stenosperma cultivar V10309 chromosome 10, arast.V10309.gnm1.PFL2, whole genome shotgun sequence includes the following:
- the LOC130954491 gene encoding uncharacterized protein LOC130954491 — protein sequence MTRSKANSKKPRGVDFKKIRRKIGKKLPPPKNATNTEIKSKAIVLPEQSVAADKAGLAVNKKGLTLKELLQQTSHHNAKVRRDALVGIKDLFNKFPTEMKLHKYAAIEKLRERIGDDDKVVRKTLYDLFKSVILPGCKEDNQELIVSLLMAYIFNAMTHFSFDIRIMAFDFLDLVLLFYPPSFSSFAEKIFQNYEDILRKNQYFSQDRGKLKDALAGLIRCLSLLPWNKGETNLVNKNENGRILLHAFHDDMPRSPNGFSHIIKKLRDIAPLLINSFLEFTPSITAMASIEGKSFGCMLSILHGIDLIIRSFVYGADKDSESPSMEGEPNGAMWDVKISSILLKKLFPLFPLSPAHHLSEKDNNRLVDLNMAVAKIFFELNEWICLPPDLLEKFLEFMEHALLGQVCEGARSDNAVSEKRLIQLLPFIPKFVSRGASYWTTRLLQAFTYIFRESKPGSLLKLACLSAIEDMLTPIQAMLSLETSNPENLKLQESLMAWIAELPLLLIQLGDNHPACSEVALRLQLHIGQRAFSNSSLACMYDDIQDKLQNFYCTCQGEEGKKCSGSFVRLPRECQELSLCCLYYLSHLDWPILKSIACCCLSPELDPSVLFRIIEILHSAYREGHIKIADHLSIFITLVLRFKVSPEGSSGLKSDIFCQTIKSMTTLLCSYMAQIGGNYLVLNIIEKVIIDHILLKPPLDNSCSLLRMIVTVDSKPTRLSEQSIITLGTYLSQYLIDAAQCLPEDYDGQCKSSTQLTTVHYYLLPCFFLFDRCHKLLNLVLKTMGSAVAESSLWPISDNCTQHPNNWLVRVNAVASVLLLINKDPKMQQIMSSCKEGVDSIIQNVSSLQSSEKISMSIEERHKIKCTYDRLEILLR from the exons ATGACTCGTTCCAAAGCGAACTCGAAGAAACCTCGTGGTGTGGACTTCAAGAAAATACGGCGGAAGATTGGGAAGAAGCTGCCGCCGCCTAAGAATGCAACGAACACGGAAATAAAATCTAAAGCGATTGTTCTTCCGGAGCAGAGTGTAGCGGCGGATAAAGCCGGCTTAGCGGTGAACAAGAAAGGTTTAACTTTGAAAGAGCTTCTTCAGCAAACATCTCATCACAATGCCAAAGTTCGGAGAG ATGCATTGGTGGGTATTAAGGATTTATTCAATAAGTTTCCAACAGAGATGAAGTTGCATAAGTATGCTGCCATTGAAAAACTTCGTGAGCGTATTGGTGATGATGATAAGGTGGTCCGAAAAACTTTGTATGATCTTTTTAAATCAGTGATTTTACCTGGGTGTAAAGAG GATAATCAAGAGCTGATCGTTTCTTTGTTGATGGCTTACATTTTTAATGCTATGACACATTTTTCATTTGACATTCGGATCATGGCATTTGATTTCTTAGACCTCGTCCTCCTGTTTTATCctccttccttttcttcttttgcaGAAAAG ATTTTTCAGAATTATGAGGATATTCTAAGGAAGAACCAGTACTTTTCCCAGGACAGAGGAAAACTAAAGGATGCCCTTGCTGGATTGATCCGCTGCTTGTCACTCTTGccatggaataaaggagaaactaatttggttaaTAAG AATGAGAATGGTCGAATATTATTGCATGCTTTTCATGATGACATGCCTAGGAGCCCCAATG GTTTTTCCCATATCATAAAGAAATTGAGGGATATAGCGCCATTATTAATAAATAGTTTCCTGGAATTTACTCCATCGATTACTGCTATGGCAAGTATTGAAGGAAAGTCTTTTGGCTGTATGCTATCTATTCTTCATGGCATAGATCTTATAATCAGGTCATTTGTTTATGGGGCTGATAAAGATTCAGAATCTCCAAGTATGGAAGGTGAACCTAATGGGGCTATGTGGGATGTTAAAATCTCTTCTATACTGTTGAAGAAATTATTTCCTCTCTTCCCCCTCAGTCCAGCTCATCATCTTTCAGAAAAG GATAACAATAGATTGGTTGACTTGAACATGGCTGttgcaaaaatattttttgaattaaatgaATGGATCTGTCTTCCTCCTGATTTGTTGGAGAAATTTCTTGAGTTTATGGAACATGCACTGCTTGGGCAG GTATGTGAAGGTGCACGATCTGATAATGCTGTCTCGGAAAAGCGTTTGATTCAGCTCCTTCCTTTTATTCCAAAATTTGTTTCACGTGGGGCAAGCTATTGGACAACTCGTCTTCTTCAG GCATTTACGTATATATTCAGGGAAAGCAAACCGGGTTCCTTATTGAAATTGGCCTGTCTATCTGCAATCGAAGACATGCTAACTCCT ATCCAAGCCATGCTTTCTCTGGAGACAAGCAATCCAGAAAATTTAAAACTTCAAGAATCTTTAATGGCTTGGATTGCGGAGCTACCTCTTTTGCTGATCCAGCTTGGAGATAATCACCCAGCCTGCTCTGAG GTTGCTTTGCGTCTTCAACTTCATATAGGACAACGTGCTTTTTCAAACTCATCACTTGCTTGCATGTATGATGACATCCAAGACAAGTTGCAAAATTTTTATTGCACATGTCAAGGAGAAGAAG GAAAGAAATGCTCCGGTTCTTTTGTGAGGCTTCCTAGAGAATGTCAAGAGCTCTCTTTGTGTTGCCTTTACTATCTCTCTCATCTGGACTGGCCTATTTTAAAGTCAATAGCTTGTTGTTGCTTAA GTCCTGAACTAGATCCGTCTGTGTTATTCCGTATCATTGAGATTCTTCATTCAGCCTATAGGGAAGGGCATATAAAAATTGCAGATCACTTGAGTATCTTCATCACCTTGGTCCTGCGTTTTAAAGTTTCTCCTG AAGGTTCTTCTGGTTTGAAGAGTGACATATTCTGTCAAACGATTAAGTCAATGACAACTCTTCTCTGCTCATATATGGCACAAATTGGAGGCAATTATCTTGTTCTAAATATTATAGAGAAAGTCATAATTGATCATATA CTGCTAAAGCCTCCTCTGGATAACAGTTGTTCTCTCCTAAGAATGATTGTTACAGTTGATTCCAAGCCAACGAGACTTTCTGAACAAAGTATTATCACACTAGGCACTTATCTTTCCCAATATCTGATTGATGCTGCACAA TGCCTTCCAGAAGATTATGATGGGCAGTGCAAATCTTCCACTCAATTAACCACTGTCCATTACTATCTCCTACCttgctttttcttgtttgatcggTGTCATAAACTTCTGAATCTAGTGTTAAAGACAATGGGATCAGCTGTAGCTGAAAGTAGTTTGTGGCCAATATCTGATAATTGCACTCAACATCCCAATAACTGGTTGGTCAGGGTGAATGCTGTTGCTTCAGTACTTCTGTTGATAAACAAGGATCCCAAGATGCAACAGATAATGTCTTCATGCAAGGAAGGTGTTGATAGCATTATACAGAATGTTAGTTCTTTACAG TCATCCGAGAAGATAAGTATGTCAATTGAAGAAAGGCATAAAATAAAATGCACATATGATCGACTAGAAATCTTATTGAGATAA
- the LOC130956237 gene encoding mediator of RNA polymerase II transcription subunit 27: protein MQQSQQAPPHSTSTPPPAPPSSTGGSAAEAPPKQVALAMDKLGEAERIIADIRIGADRVLEALFVAASQPHHGTKPLQLFLKEDACMRRYLQDLRSLGKELEESGVLSESVRSRKDFWGLHMPLVCPDGAMVAYAWKRQLAGQAGASAVDRTRLALKAFTDQKRRFFPHLDYGLETNESASKKRCGSVESTVDPKEESSFLKILPDVLKSVEKEVPNLKISTFERLDWLKRASTLTSSTNENSLEHNYPASNKLRLGSLGNVAAEKIAVIEMLVPSTFRVVIALHPAGSTDPDAVAFFAPEESGSYVHARGFSVHHVFRHITDYAATALQYFLGNQVEASLYCLLHWICSYQTLFSRPCSKCSRLLAADKQSAFLLPPVLRPYWQFSLSKILSTISSKDHTSDITPAYHVGCFSEEL from the exons ATGCAACAGAGTCAGCAAGCCCCACCACACTCGACCTCTACTCCTCCTCCTGCTCCTCCGTCGTCCACTGGTGGCTCAGCGGCTGAGGCTCCGCCGAAGCAGGTGGCGCTCGCGATGGACAAGCTCGGAGAAGCCGAACGCATCATTGCCGACATCAGGATCGGCGCCGACCGAGTCCTCGAAGCTCTATTCGTCGCCGCCTCACAGCCTCACCACGGCACCAAGCCTCTTCAGCTCTTCCTCAAAGAAGATGCTTGTATGCGCCGCTACCTTCAGGACCTTCGATCCCTTG GAAAGGAGCTGGAGGAATCTGGAGTTCTCAGTGAATCAGTTCGATCGCGAAAGGATTTTTGGGGATTGCATATGCCGCTGGTTTGTCCTGATGGTGCTATGGTTGCTTACGCTTGGAAACGACAGCTTGCAGGGCAAGCCGGTGCTTCCGCCGTGGACAGGACTAG GTTAGCTCTCAAGGCCTTCACTGATCAGAAGAGGCGTTTCTTCCCTCATCTTGATTATGGTCTTGAAACTAATGAATCAGCCTCGAAAAAACGTTGTGGATCAGTAGAAAGTACAGTGGATCCTAAGGAAGAAAGTAGTTTTCTTAAGATCCTGCCAGATGTTCTGAAATCAGTAGAAAAGGAAGTACCAAACTTGAAAATTTCAACTTTTGAGCGATTGGACTGGTTAAAAAGAGCATCCACACTTACTTCTTCTACAAATGAGAATTCTTTGGAACATAATTATCCTGCTTCTAACAAGCTAAGGTTAGGATCACTGGGCAATGTTGCTGCTGAGAAAATTGCGGTGATCGAGATGTTGGTGCCATCGACATTCAGAGTTGTTATTGCCTTGCATCCTGCTGGTTCTACTGATCCTGATGCCGTTGCATTCTTTGCTCCAGAGGAG AGCGGAAGCTATGTGCATGCCAGGGGGTTTTCAGTGCATCATGTATTTAGACATATCACG GATTATGCAGCTACAGCTCTGCAATATTTTCTTGGGAACCAAGTTGAAGCGTCTCTGTATTGCCTTTTG CACTGGATTTGCAGCTACCAGACTCTGTTTTCAAGACCATGCAG CAAATGTTCCCGGCTACTTGCGGCAGATAAACAATCAGCTTTTCTGCTGCCTCCAGTGCTCCGTCCTTATTGGCAGTTTTCCTTATCAAAAATTTTGTCAACAATTTCCTCAAAAGACCATACTTCAGATATCACTCCTGCTTATCATGTTGGCTGCTTCTCCGAGGAATTATGA